One stretch of Oryzias latipes chromosome 7, ASM223467v1 DNA includes these proteins:
- the LOC101161808 gene encoding glutamate receptor U1, whose protein sequence is MTASLTLFFCVASLSVWVAIADAKQLSITTIKEDPYTMSKGSGLEGYCIDLISELSKKLGFDYKVHVVKDNRYGAMDASGNWNGMIGELVRKEADLAVAPLTVTAVRERHVDMAAPFIHTGLSFITRKASDSEESSFSLLAPFSTDMWVGLLVSFLLTGLCIYLVGRISPAEWAEPRTDEHSFTLLHSFWYIIGSLTLQGAGPHPKALSGRVISALWWIFCVLLLACYFANFSSVMQSKSRQVSISTFEDLANQDVIDYGTVEFGSTMLFFKNSNNPVYKRLYQHMERKKSFVSTMEEGVRRTQEGNFAFIGEAVSLDLAVARYCKLSRAQEVISMRAYSIATPLGSPMMKNLSIAILELSESGELTHLREKWWASKCLSEDEAHASGALQPHDLRGLFILLGLGLGAGLLLALLELFSKAHNHAKDGKRSCCSALTSELSQRFGSAAEKDEEDGADKSKA, encoded by the exons GAAGATCCATACACCATGAGCAAAGGCTCCGGCCTGGAGGGCTACTGCATCGACCTGATCTCAGAGCTCTCCAAGAAGCTGGGCTTTGACTACAAAGTGCACGTAGTTAAGGACAACCGATACGGCGCCATGGATGCCAGCGGCAACTGGAATGGGATGATTGGCGAGCTAGTTAGAAAG GAAGCCGACCTGGCTGTAGCTCCATTGACCGTCACAGCGGTCAGGGAGCGTCACGTGGACATGGCGGCGCCCTTCATCCACACGGGCCTGAGCTTCATCACACGCAAAGCCAGCGACTCTGAGGAGAGCTCATTCAGCCTGCTGGCCCCCTTCTCCACAGACATGTGGGTGGGCCTCCTCGTCTCCTTCCTGCTGACAGGCCTCTGTATTTACCTGGTGGGCAG AATCAGTCCTGCTGAATGGGCCGAGCCACGGACAGATGAGCACAGCTTCACACTTCTGCACAGCTTCTGGTACATCATTGGGTCTCTCACCCTGCAAG GGGCCGGCCCCCACCCCAAAGCCCTGTCAGGACGGGTGATCAGCGCCCTCTGGTGGATTTTCTGTGTGCTGCTGTTGGCCTGCTACTTTGCAAACTTCAGCTCGGTGATGCAGTCCAAGAGCCGGCAGGTGTCTATCAGCACCTTCGAAGACCTCGCCAACCAGGATGTGATTGACTACGGCACTGTGGAGTTCGGGTCCACCATGCTCTTCTTCAAG AACTCCAACAACCCCGTTTACAAGCGGCTCTACCAGCACATGGAGCGCAAGAAGAGCTTTGTGTCCACCATGGAAGAGGGTGTCCGCCGCACCCAGGAGGGGAACTTTGCCTTTATTGGAGAGGCAGTGTCCTTGGACCTGGCTGTGGCTCGATACTGTAAACTGAGCCGTGCTCAGGAGGTGATCTCCATGAGAGCTTACAGCATCGCTACACCTCTGG GCTCCCCAATGATGAAAAACCTGTCCATAGCCATCCTGGAGCTCAGCGAGTCTGGGGAGCTGACCCATCTGCGGGAGAAATGGTGGGCCAGTAAATGCCTTAGTGAAGACGAGGCCCACGCCTCTGGGGCTCTGCAGCCCCATGACCTACGGGGGCTCTTCATCCTGCTGGGGCTGGGCCTGGGCGCTGGGCTCCTGCTGGCCCTGCTGGAGCTCTTCTCCAAGGCACACAACCATGCTAAGGATGGCAAG agatcctgctgctctgctctgaCATCTGAACTGAGCCAGAGGTTTGGCAGCGCCGCagagaaggatgaggaggatggtGCAGACAAAAGCAAGGCCTAG